One Caretta caretta isolate rCarCar2 chromosome 6, rCarCar1.hap1, whole genome shotgun sequence genomic region harbors:
- the APLNR gene encoding apelin receptor — protein sequence MEEQLDWAAYGENQTGDCEYEEWSPSLVLLPTIYLLVFLLGTTGNGLVLWTIFRGGQEKRRSADTFIANLAMADLTFVVTLPLWAAYAWLGYHWPFGSFTCKLSSYLIFVNMHASVFCLMGLSIDRYLAIVRPMANAKLRWRASGLVATIALWALAAILALPAMILRQAAVLLGETKVTCYMDYSGLVANGTEGAWEVGLGLSSTMLGFVVPFVVMLTCYFFIARTIADHFRKERSEELRKRKRLLSIIIVLVATFALCWLPYHLVKTIYVLMDLEVMPWSCGFHAFLSNLHPYCTCVAYINSCLNPFLYAFFDPRFRQACAAVLCCSRGRWPGSGKDKSASCSSSHSQNLQGKGRELPREKLGPGRQETLLRG from the coding sequence ATGGAGGAGCAGCTGGATTGGGCGGCCTATGGTGAGAACCAGACGGGAGACTGTGAGTATGAGGAATGGAGTCCATCCCTGGTGCTCCTCCCCACCATCTATCTGCTGGTTTTCCTGCTGGGCACAACAGGCAACGGCTTGGTGCTGTGGACCATCTTCCGGGGAGGGCAGGAGAAGCGGCGCTCAGCCGACACCTTCATCGCCAACCTAGCCATGGCTGATCTGACCTTTGTAGTGACCCTGCCACTTTGGGCTGCCTATGCCTGGCTGGGCTATCACTGGCCTTTTGGCTCCTTCACCTGTAAGCTCAGCAGCTACCTGATCTTTGTCAACATGCACGCCAGCGTCTTCTGCCTGATGGGCCTCAGCATTGATCGCTACTTGGCCATTGTGCGGCCAATGGCTAATGCTAAGCTGAGGTGGAGGGCCAGTGGGCTGGTGGCCACCATTGCCCTCTGGGCCTTGGCGGCCATTTTGGCCTTGCCAGCCATGATCCTCCGGCAGGCAGCAGTGCTACTGGGAGAAACCAAGGTGACGTGCTACATGGACTACTCGGGTTTGGTGGCCAATGGGACCGAGGGGGcatgggaggtggggctgggcctgTCCTCCACCATGCTGGGCTTTGTGGTCCCCTTTGTCGTCATGCTGACCTGCTACTTCTTCATCGCCCGCACCATCGCTGACCACTTCCGGAAGGAGCGCAGCgaggagctgaggaagaggaaGCGGCTGCTGAGCATCATCATTGTGCTGGTGGCCACCTTTGCCCTCTGTTGGCTACCCTACCACCTGGTGAAGACCATCTACGTGCTGATGGACCTGGAGGTGATGCCCTGGTCCTGCGGCTTCCATGCCTTCCTCAGTAACTTGCACCCCTACTGCACCTGTGTGGCCTACATCAACAGCTGCCTTAACCCCTTCCTCTATGCCTTCTTTGACCCTCGTTTCCGGCAGGCCTGTGCTGCTGTCCTGTgctgcagcagggggcgctggccaGGGTCCGGCAAGGACAAGTCAGCCAGCTGCTCCTCCAGCCACAGTCAGAACCTGCAGGGGAAGGGTAGGGAGCTGCCACGGGAGAAACTGggtccaggcaggcaggagactCTGCTCCGAGGCTAA